The Gammaproteobacteria bacterium genome contains the following window.
AATCATTTTAGTTGCGACCATTTCTCGACCTATTTTATCACTCTCTTCACGCTCTTTTTCTGTCCATTTAGCTTTCAATTTTGAGAGTAGTGTTTTAAGCATCCTTTTTTCTCCAATTTTCTGGTTTTCCGCGTTTATCATTCACGATTGTTTGACAGGCTGGATATGTTGAGCATCCCCAAAACTTTCCTTGTCTGCTTGAACGTAATTGCAAAAACCCTTCTCTGCAATTATGGCAGGCATACTGTTCGTTGTTAAGTATTGGTTTACCCTTATTGTCTTTGTACACTTCTTTACACTCAGGATAGCCACTGCATCCCCAAAAGTAACCAAACTTCCCATTTCTACGAAATAAAGGACTCTTACATTTTGTGCAATAATGCTCGGATGTTTTTGTGACCGTCACGGAAGAAGATTGTGCTGCAATTTCATGTAACATTTCTTTCAACAAAACTATTTGCGCAGTCATGAAATCTTCCAATGCGAGTTTGCCTTGCGCTATTTCATCCAGTTTGCTCTCCCAATTAGCCGTTAATGCGGGATTCGTCACAATGCTGGGCAAGAGCTTAATCAGTTCACGTCCTTTTGTTGTTGAAACTAGCTTTTTACCTTTTCGTTCAATGTACTCTCTGTGAATGAGCGTTTCGATAATGTTGGCGCGCGTCGCTTCTGTCCCAATCCCTGCCGATTCACGTAAGATTTTCTTTAAAGCGACATCGTCTATGACACTGGCAATATTTTTCATCGCCGTGATCAGTGTGCCTTCCGTGAAACGCGACAGTGGTTTTGTTTGCTTTGCTTGAATCGCCGCATTCTGGCAAAGTAAGCGCTCATCTATTGTTAGTGTTGGAATGCTGATGTCCACAGGAAATTCCTGTTGCGCATCATCTATTTTTTCATCGTCAGCGTTCGTAAGTGCCAACTTCCAACCAAGAGCTGTTGGAGTGTGTGAACTTGCCTTGAAATTCTCGTTTTCTATCAAAAGTTCAACTTCCTTTTGGAGATAATGGTAATCACCTAAAAATTGTGCAATGTAGATTCGACACACAATATCGTATAATTTCTTTTCATCATCGGTTAATTTACTCATAACAACACCATCATTCAACGTCGGAATAATGGCATGATGCGCTGTAATTTTTTTATCATTCCAAATCGGGCTCGTGAATGACACATCACATTTAAAAATAAAATCCGCATACTCTTTATTTTTATCAGATAAATGCTCGAAAATTACGCTTGCGTCCGAAAACTGACTAGACGGCAAATATTGACAATCCGTTCTTGGGTACGTCGTTGCTTTATGCGTTTCATAGAGTGACTGCGCAACCTCCAATGTTTTTTTCGCTGTAAATCCAAACTTGCTTGAACACAATTTTTGTAAAACAGATAAAGAGAGTCCTAACGGTGGTTTCTGTGTTTTTTCTTGTTCAGTATATTGTATCACTTGTGCCAGTTTATTTTTTACCACGAGTAATACCGCCTCGGCATGGTTTCGATGACGACAATGCCCTTCTTCATCCGCTAATTCTTTTGGCACTTGCCATTTCGCTTTAAAGTTACCTGCTGGATGCGCCATCGTAATCACTAAGTCATAGTAATCTTGTGATTTAAAATTCTCGATGACAAAATCACGATCTACAATAAGTTTCAATGTTGGACTCTGCACGCGACCCACAGAGAGCACACCATTTCCTTTTGAAAA
Protein-coding sequences here:
- a CDS encoding DNA topoisomerase 3, which gives rise to MSICVLCEKPSQARDIANVLGARQRQEGFIEGNGYLVTWCLGHLLELAPPEHYQPNLQPWRLEVLPVIPQAWTVLPNKKTSQQLTVIKKLLKQVNHVIIATDADREGDVIGREVLDYCHYQGKIERLWLSALDDQSIKQAFKDIKPNSFSVNLYQAGLGRQRADWLVGMAGTMAATVQFSKGNGVLSVGRVQSPTLKLIVDRDFVIENFKSQDYYDLVITMAHPAGNFKAKWQVPKELADEEGHCRHRNHAEAVLLVVKNKLAQVIQYTEQEKTQKPPLGLSLSVLQKLCSSKFGFTAKKTLEVAQSLYETHKATTYPRTDCQYLPSSQFSDASVIFEHLSDKNKEYADFIFKCDVSFTSPIWNDKKITAHHAIIPTLNDGVVMSKLTDDEKKLYDIVCRIYIAQFLGDYHYLQKEVELLIENENFKASSHTPTALGWKLALTNADDEKIDDAQQEFPVDISIPTLTIDERLLCQNAAIQAKQTKPLSRFTEGTLITAMKNIASVIDDVALKKILRESAGIGTEATRANIIETLIHREYIERKGKKLVSTTKGRELIKLLPSIVTNPALTANWESKLDEIAQGKLALEDFMTAQIVLLKEMLHEIAAQSSSVTVTKTSEHYCTKCKSPLFRRNGKFGYFWGCSGYPECKEVYKDNKGKPILNNEQYACHNCREGFLQLRSSRQGKFWGCSTYPACQTIVNDKRGKPENWRKKDA